The Sander lucioperca isolate FBNREF2018 chromosome 4, SLUC_FBN_1.2, whole genome shotgun sequence DNA segment AACTAAAGTCTAACTTTAGACAGATAGGCGAAACTAATCTGCTTGCCTTTtggtaaaagtgacaaaaaacaacaacaacaacaacaacaaccgtgCGCAATTACGCATAGAAAAGAACAATGAGTGCCACGACCGCTATGGAAGTGAACGTCGAAGCCAGACGGATCCTGGCTGTGTCGATAAGCAAGCTGTACGCTTCCAGGACCCAGAGAGGCGGACTGAGACTCCACCGGAGCCTTCTGCTCTCCATGGTCATGAGGTCTGCCCGGGACATCTATCACTCCTCCCGGGAGACCGAGGGGCAAACATCGGAGGAGCCGATGGAGACCAGCTCCAGCCCGGTGGAACAAACTGTGTTACCCGAGCCTCAGTCTGAGCCCCAGCCGGCACTGAACTCAGTCGAGACGCCCACAGAGGTGCCGGACAgcgaaggagaagaagaagaagaagaagaagggtgTGATAGTGAAATCACAGAGGACAAAGAGAACATGAGCCCGACGAAGCAGTCCAGGAAACGCCGGGGCAAGGCGTCGGCGGCGCCTGACTTCCTTCCCAGCAAGAGGGCGAGGCTGGAGCCCGGGGAGGAGAGGTATGCGGCCCCGATGGGCAGCTGTCGCGCCGGGGC contains these protein-coding regions:
- the ier2b gene encoding immediate early response 2b, whose protein sequence is MSATTAMEVNVEARRILAVSISKLYASRTQRGGLRLHRSLLLSMVMRSARDIYHSSRETEGQTSEEPMETSSSPVEQTVLPEPQSEPQPALNSVETPTEVPDSEGEEEEEEEGCDSEITEDKENMSPTKQSRKRRGKASAAPDFLPSKRARLEPGEERYAAPMGSCRAGAGDSLSALSLNRVIPAF